A stretch of DNA from Anopheles ziemanni chromosome 3, idAnoZiCoDA_A2_x.2, whole genome shotgun sequence:
GAAGGCCCTCTTTTTAAGCAGTTACAGTGAGTTTTCCTCTTTTATTTCCTCTACCTtttttacaagaaaaattatgtACATCAGTTAGTTAAGGCATTCCTCAGCACCCCTCAATTCTCATTCGTTTTCATCGAAATCTCGTGGAGTGTACGGTTCCGAGCCCTTTTCGAACTCGTGCTCTTTGGCATCCTCGGGTAAGGGAGCCGTGGCGGTTGAGTTTTCTGCCTGAAAAGCCCTCGAAGTCGATGGCTGACTGTCGTCTGGATAAGGAGGTGGTGAATCCGGAGGAAGCGTTCCTTCGACTCCAGTCGGCTCATCCATCCCTAGGGCCGCCCGCTCTTTGGCCAACATCTGCATAGGGTAAAGGGTGCTCGGAAGCCCCACGGAACCGATCACGAGCGGTAGGGTGAGTATCATCTTCTTCCTCGATCGCACCGGACGTACGAGGAGTTCCACCTCGTAGCGGGTTTGGATAATTTTGCATCGCTCGTCGTCGGAGGGAACGGTGGATCCGATCAGGATGTTCTCCTCGAAGACGGCGTCGCTGCGTCGGGCCACCCTGCCGATGGTTCGCTCCTCCATCACCGTGTGCTCGAGGTGTTGCTGTACGACCGGAACCTGACTGATGAAGGTGTCGATGCGCTGGAACTTGATCGTGATCCCTCGCACATCGACGCTACTTTGGTTGTTCACGTGGATAGCCACCTCGATCACTTCACCTGGGGCATACCCGGTGCGAGGGGTCGACGCCGTCACGATCAGTGGATCAGTCAATCCGAAGTAGAATGACTGCACGATTTCCGCCTTGGTGGGCAGCAGCATTCGATCCTGGGCGACACTCAAATCCGCGTGGCTTTTCACCAGGAACGGCGCCTGGAACACGTGATCGTACTTCCAGGGTCGTTCGAGTGACACTTTCACTACATAGCGGATGTGCCCATACTTGCCCTCCTTCGACGAGGGTGCGGTTTGAGGAATGACACACGAAAACGGGTACCGGTGAACGCCGGCCGGAACCTCCAGCGGGTTCCCGACGTCCGATCCCACGAAGTACGTTATACTCCCGAAGTAATCTTCGCGCCCATTAAAGTTTGTCTTCTTGTTTTTCGTCTTGTCCTTGTCGTTGGTGTCTTTGACCTTCGCGTTCCAGGATGTCGAAGCAAACCCATTTATTCGTAGTGCAATCCCTACAAAGTGAAGAAGAATTGTTTTCATTACTACGACAAGTGTATGCAGTATCTTGAGACTCAGATGAGTCACCAGCGGTATTGCTTTCCCAATTGTGTCGATAAAATCGAAGCGCCCCTTGGATTGATGTGTCATGGTTCGGTCTCGATGATAAGGTGAACAGATTAGGGTCAACACACCTCGAACCGAATCAAACacatttatgcaaatttatgtCAAAATTTTACTGAACAATCTTGatctattttcattcatttttgagTTAGTTTTGGTATGAAACAAACTAGTTTAATAAAATGCTTTTTGTTACTTACTctcttcaataaaa
This window harbors:
- the LOC131287960 gene encoding arrestin domain-containing protein 17-like — protein: MGKDKTKNKSSKHIKCDVQFDDNPQGIFRAGDTVSGTIEIQLEKPKKFRGIALRINGFASTSWNAKVKDTNDKDKTKNKKTNFNGREDYFGSITYFVGSDVGNPLEVPAGVHRYPFSCVIPQTAPSSKEGKYGHIRYVVKVSLERPWKYDHVFQAPFLVKSHADLSVAQDRMLLPTKAEIVQSFYFGLTDPLIVTASTPRTGYAPGEVIEVAIHVNNQSSVDVRGITIKFQRIDTFISQVPVVQQHLEHTVMEERTIGRVARRSDAVFEENILIGSTVPSDDERCKIIQTRYEVELLVRPVRSRKKMILTLPLVIGSVGLPSTLYPMQMLAKERAALGMDEPTGVEGTLPPDSPPPYPDDSQPSTSRAFQAENSTATAPLPEDAKEHEFEKGSEPYTPRDFDENE